Genomic window (Roseivirga sp. 4D4):
CGTATCCTAAGCTTCTCAAAAATTGAAGCCAGCAAGCGCACCTATGACAAGCGACAATTGGATCTTAATGAAGTCGTGAAAGATGTCTTCAATACCTACTCTTATCACCTCGAAAACAATGGCTTTCAATACGACCTGAATTGTCATATCGAAAGGCTTCTTATTAATGCCGACTCGGAGGCAATGACTGAGGTATTGGTCAACTTGATTGACAATGCTATGAAGTATAGCCTGGAAGAGAAGCAGGTGACAATTAAGACGGGTCTAAAAGGACAAAAAGCATTTGTGGCAGTTACAGATCATGGAATGGGAATTCCAAAGAATCAATTGAACAAGCTTTTCGAAAAGTTTTATCGGGTACCCAATGGAGATGTTCATGACACAAAAGGATCGGGTTTGGGACTGACTATTGTGAAACATATTATGGATGCTCACGAGGGCACCGTTGAAGTCCATAGCGTCCCTGACAAGGGCAGTACCTTTAAATTGATTTTCCCACTATATAAAGAAGAAGATGTCTAACATACTGATCGTGGAAGATGAGCCGGCCATGCGCCTTGGCTTAAAAGATAATCTCGAATTTGAATCCTATACTGTCGAGGTGGCTATTGATGGTCAAGAGGGACTGGAAAAGGCTCAGAACGGAAATTTTGATCTGATCATATTGGACGTTATGATGCCGAAAATGTCAGGTTTTGATGTATGTAAGGCCATCAGAAAAAAGGGAATCATGACTCCGATTATATTCCTGACAGCGAAGAGCGAAGAGATTGACAAGGTATTGGGCCTTGAGCTCGGGGCTGATGACTATTTGACAAAACCCTTCAGTTTGAGAGAACTGATTGCCAGGGTAAAGGCCATTCTAAGAAGAATTAAAACTCCAGAGAATAGTGCTGTAGAGGGCCCTGTCGTAATCGGTAAGTTGACCATTGACTTCTCCTTATTTACTGCTCAAAATAGTGATGGTGATGTGCGAATGTCTCATAAGGAGTATGAGATTTTGCAATACCTGATGGAACACAAAAATGAAGTGGTCAGTCGTTATGATCTATTGAATAAGGTTTGGGGTTATGAAAGTCAGCCTACGACAAGGACAGTTGACAATTTCATGCTTAGACTAAGGCAAAGAATTGAAGAAAATCCAAATGAACCTAAATATATATTAACCGTACATGGAGTAGGATACAAGTTTATAAGTAATTGATATATAGGTGTTTAAAATCATGGTGTTTGACTTGTGACATTTTATGACATCTCTTTACCCCAACATGACATACACCTTTCAAAAGCCTCGTATGTTTGAAATATAACAACGAAGCCCAAGGGCAAAAACGAATTACAACTAAACTAGTAACTGACTGATCGCTCTAAGTAGAGCGGTTGGTTTTTTAGAAACGCGAAAGAATGTTTAAAAGATTAATGATAGGAATGCTGCTGTTGGTCACTGCAGCGACTCAGGCACAAGACCTCGATCGTCTTCTTAACCTAAGAGGGTATTGGAAGTTTTCCATTGGAGACCATAAAGAATGGGCGGGTGTGGAATATGACGATTCTGATTGGGAAGAGATTTACGTGCCAAGACGATGGGAGAGAGAGGGCTTTAACGGCTATGACGGTTATGCGTGGTATCGTACCACTTTCAGTGGAGACGAACTTGAAAAGGAAGGCGCCCACTATCTACGCCTGGGGTACATCGATGATGTAGATGAAGTTTTCTTCAATGGGGTTAAAATAGGTTTTTCAGGAGGGTTTCCGCCCGATTATTACACTGCTTGGAATGCAAAACGTGAATACCGAATTCCCAATGAATTACTCAATTACGATGGTGAGAATCTTATCGCTGTAAGAATCTTTGATAAGGGTGGAGAAGGAGGAATCTATAGTGGGGAGGTAGGACTGCTCGTAGCAGATGCCGCTTACAATGAAATGTACTCGCTAGAAGGCCTTTGGAAAATATCCAGACGTGATCGTGATGAATTTGCCGATGTTGATTATGACGACTCTCGATGGGAAGATATCGTAGTGCCATCAAATTGGAAGACGATCGGCATGCGTAATTACAAAGGCTTTGCCTGGTATAGAAAGGAGTTCGAAATGCCTTCTGGTGGTAAAGAGACCGAATTCACGCTAATAGGGGGATACATTGATGACTTTGATGAAATCTTCGTTAATGGCGTAAAAATCGGTGAGACCAATGATGGCAGGAGAATAGGTCGATCTAGAAGTTTTAGTGAATTAAGGATATACGATATACCGGAAGGTGTACTAAAACCCGGCAAGAATACCGTAGCGGTTAGGGTAGAAGATATCGGAGATAATGGAGGTATCTACAGAGGGCCAGTTACAATTATCCCTTCAAGAATTGTCACGAAGTTTACGCGTGAATTTAGGTTCTGGCGCTAAGTCTTCTGGCTGATTTGCTGAATGACTTGATCATTCAATTCATGCTCACCCTCGAAGGTTAATACTTCGGGGGTCACTTTTATTTGAGCCGCAATAGATTCCTGTTCTTTTATTCTAGGCTCCGTCAGGTATTGATCCTTTAATCCATAGACCAAAAAGCAGGTTTTATCCGATAATCTTCTCTGACTCTCTAAAGGTGGAAGGTCAGGAGGGAAGATTCCCGCCCACAATACCAATTGATCAAAAGTAACGTCCGTTTGTGTGGCAAAACGAGAAATCGTTGCAGCACCTTGAGAGAAGCCAAATAGCGTCACTTTGACCTGCGGATTTAGCTTCTGCTTAACTTCTTGCATAACCGCACTTAGGAAGGTGAGGTAGTTTTGAATGTCGAAAGTTCTGTCTTCTTTGGTCATCCAGGTGGCCCCGACTCTTCCGGTAAAGCCTTGTAAGTAATATCGGAACAAACCCTCTGGCGCGACAATAACATGTTTGCCGTCATTCAGCGTCTCGAATTTCTTGATAAAATACTTTGCGAGTTGGCCATGACCATGACAGACAAACCATAATTGCTCAGTTTGTTCACTTGGTTCTCCAAGCATTTCATACCGTCCATTGAATTCGAATGAAATTCTATGTTCCATTAATTTCCCAGTTGGTCAGAAGAGAACTTAAAGGGCAAGAGGTTGTCAATAGAATTTGACTTGAGAATATCGCCAGTACCACCTGTTAAATAGACTTCGATCGGTTTGTCTTGATCATTTTCATATTCGCTCATCACCTGTCGGCAACTTCCACATGGTGCGGGGATATTGAGTTCACTCGAGTTCATGCTCAATGCGGCAATGGCCACTTTCACTATACTTGCTTCTGGCTTGTTGGCCTTAGCAGCGAAGAAGGCAACGCGTTCGGCACAGAGTCCTGAAGGGTATGCTGCATTTTCTTGATTGTTGCCTAAGACGATCGATCCATCGGAGAGTAATATTGCTGCCCCAACTTGAAAACCAGAGTAGGGAGCTCTTGCTTGCTTCCCGATTTCCCTTGCCTTATTAACCAAGTCGAGTGTCGTATTGTCTAACTCAGATTCTTGATAGATGAGAAGTGAGACTTCTTGCTTAAGTTCTTTTGCCATTTAGTAATATAAAGCGGATGGGAAGATACGTATCTTTTGTAGGAAGGTTGTCTCGAAGCATTTCAATTAATCATTTGAAGTTAACATGCTTTTCGCCTATTTCGGGGTTAAACGAACTCATCTATGGATCACATTCTGGTTTTAGGAGCAGGTCGCTCTGCCACTTCACTCATTACCTATTTACTCAAAGAAGCAAGCGCGAAAAACTGGAAGGTCACGGTAGCCGATTATGCCCTTCAATTGGCGGAAGAGAAGGTGGAGGGGGCTGCCAATGGGAAAGCGGTGGCTTTTAATATTAATCAAGAAGATGAACGAGATGCCTTGATCAGCTCGAGTGATGTAGTTATCTCTATGCTACCAGCTTCTTTTCATCCGATTGTGGCCGAGACCTGCCTGAAATTTGGAAAGCACCTATTGACAGCTTCATATGTCTCTGATGATATGACCAGCCTGAATGAACAGGCCAAAGCCAAAGGGTTACTTTTCTTAAACGAGTGCGGCCTTGATCCAGGGATCGATCATATGTCTGCAAAAAAGGTGATCGATCATATTCGTGAAGAGAAAGGTTTAGAGTTAAGGGCTTTTGAGTCTTTTACTGGCGGATTGCTAGCACCGGATGTTACTGATGATAACCCTTGGCAATATGCCTTTACCTGGAACCCAAGAAACGTAGTACTGGCTGGCCAGGGAACAGTTAAGTTTATTCAGGAAGGCAGGTATAAGTACATTCCATATTCCAGACTTTTCAGACGAATAGAAATGATCCACATTCCGGGTCATGGATATTTTGAAGGCTATGCCAACAGGGATTCATTGAAGTATTTGGATGTTTATGGACTTCATGGAATTCAAACGCTTTATAGGGGAACACTTCGAAGACCGGGTTTTTGTAGGGCCTGGGATATTTTCGTGCAACTCGGTGCCACGGACGACACCTATCAGATGGAAGGTGTGTCAGACATGACCCATAGGCAGTTTGTCAATTCGTTTCTATCCTACAACCCGAATGATTCGATAGAATTGAAATTAGCGCACTATTTAAAGCTGGACGTTGACGGAACAGAAATGCATAAGCTGAGGTGGTTGGGTATGTTTGATGAAGAACCTGTTGGTTTGATGAAGGGTACTCCAGCTCAGGTACTAGAGCATATTCTAAAAAAGAAATGGACCATTGGTCCTGAGAAGAAAGACCAAATTGTGATGTGGCACCTCTTCGATTACAAGGAGGGAGGGCAAACAAAAAGAATCCGCTCTGCTATGGTTGCTACTGGCGAGAACGCTTATGATACAGCCATGTCAAAGACGGTTGGTTTGCCACTGGGCATTGCGACTAAACTCCTGATGGAGGGAAAGATAGAGGCGAGAGGTGTTCAAATTCCGATTACCCCAGAGTTTTACAATCCAATTTTAGACGAATTAGAGACCCTTGGTTTTGAGTTTGTCGAGGAGGAAGTAGTGCTGGACTGAGATTTTTTTCCTGATCTCTGTACGCTTTTGCAAGGGTTCACGTTGTAGAGTCGATTAATCTTGGAATGTTGACTTGTACATCCATTATTTTTATCAAATTTGCTTTTACTTCTCGGCTGGCTTTATTCAAATCAATCAGATTATGAAAAAAGTCTTTCTATACACTTTTCTACTTTTAATTGCTGTTTCATGTAGTAGTGATGATAGTACAGAGAACCCTATCATTACCTATAAGATTATGGCTATGGGTGATTCTAGGGTGGATGGATCATCTAGTTTACAGGGCCATCGCAGTTATCGCTACGATTTCTGGAAAAACCTGGTGGACAATGGTTGGAGTTTCAACCTGATCGGCCCGGAAACTGATCTAATCAGTTATCCTTCTCACCAAAACCTTGTTTTTGATCCAGACCATGCCGGTTTTGGTGGTTGGAGGTCCAGCACACTTCTGGATAATTTCACCAGTATCATCGACCCTTTAAATATTCCTGATATCGTTTTACTGGGAATTGGTGGAAATGACCTAACCGGAGGGGTCACCCCCGATCAGGTTGCTGAAAATATTAATCTCATCATTGACTTCTTACAGGCACTCAACTCAGAGATAATCATAGTAGTAGAGCAAATAGCTCCAGCAAAGTCCGATGCCATGTCAAGCCGTGACTGGGAAATATTGGGAGAGCTCAATAGCAACATATCTGTGCTGGCCAATGCCCAGGCTACAGGTCTATCAACCGTAGTAGCTGTTGATATGGCTAGTGGGTGGTCAGATTCCTATCTACTCGACAGGGTGCACTATACGGCAGAAGGGGCAAAAGTGGTGGCAGACCGGTATTACAGTGCGCTGGCTTCAGTGCTGAACCAATAAGATGTCAAGGATTAAGTGCCTTTTCTATCTTTCTTTTTCTTGTCTTTGCGCTTGAAGAGGTTGCCAATCTTCTTAAACAAACCTTCCTTCTTTTTAGGCTCAGCGGTTTTATTCCCTCCTTTGAATTCCGATACCTTAGGTTTTTCGTTGTTTACGAAAACACGATTTAACAGCCCTTCTTTCTTTTCAGGAGCACAGCCCATTCGATTAAGG
Coding sequences:
- a CDS encoding SGNH/GDSL hydrolase family protein, with the translated sequence MKKVFLYTFLLLIAVSCSSDDSTENPIITYKIMAMGDSRVDGSSSLQGHRSYRYDFWKNLVDNGWSFNLIGPETDLISYPSHQNLVFDPDHAGFGGWRSSTLLDNFTSIIDPLNIPDIVLLGIGGNDLTGGVTPDQVAENINLIIDFLQALNSEIIIVVEQIAPAKSDAMSSRDWEILGELNSNISVLANAQATGLSTVVAVDMASGWSDSYLLDRVHYTAEGAKVVADRYYSALASVLNQ
- a CDS encoding response regulator transcription factor is translated as MSNILIVEDEPAMRLGLKDNLEFESYTVEVAIDGQEGLEKAQNGNFDLIILDVMMPKMSGFDVCKAIRKKGIMTPIIFLTAKSEEIDKVLGLELGADDYLTKPFSLRELIARVKAILRRIKTPENSAVEGPVVIGKLTIDFSLFTAQNSDGDVRMSHKEYEILQYLMEHKNEVVSRYDLLNKVWGYESQPTTRTVDNFMLRLRQRIEENPNEPKYILTVHGVGYKFISN
- a CDS encoding beta galactosidase jelly roll domain-containing protein is translated as MFKRLMIGMLLLVTAATQAQDLDRLLNLRGYWKFSIGDHKEWAGVEYDDSDWEEIYVPRRWEREGFNGYDGYAWYRTTFSGDELEKEGAHYLRLGYIDDVDEVFFNGVKIGFSGGFPPDYYTAWNAKREYRIPNELLNYDGENLIAVRIFDKGGEGGIYSGEVGLLVADAAYNEMYSLEGLWKISRRDRDEFADVDYDDSRWEDIVVPSNWKTIGMRNYKGFAWYRKEFEMPSGGKETEFTLIGGYIDDFDEIFVNGVKIGETNDGRRIGRSRSFSELRIYDIPEGVLKPGKNTVAVRVEDIGDNGGIYRGPVTIIPSRIVTKFTREFRFWR
- a CDS encoding cytidine deaminase codes for the protein MAKELKQEVSLLIYQESELDNTTLDLVNKAREIGKQARAPYSGFQVGAAILLSDGSIVLGNNQENAAYPSGLCAERVAFFAAKANKPEASIVKVAIAALSMNSSELNIPAPCGSCRQVMSEYENDQDKPIEVYLTGGTGDILKSNSIDNLLPFKFSSDQLGN
- a CDS encoding saccharopine dehydrogenase family protein, which encodes MDHILVLGAGRSATSLITYLLKEASAKNWKVTVADYALQLAEEKVEGAANGKAVAFNINQEDERDALISSSDVVISMLPASFHPIVAETCLKFGKHLLTASYVSDDMTSLNEQAKAKGLLFLNECGLDPGIDHMSAKKVIDHIREEKGLELRAFESFTGGLLAPDVTDDNPWQYAFTWNPRNVVLAGQGTVKFIQEGRYKYIPYSRLFRRIEMIHIPGHGYFEGYANRDSLKYLDVYGLHGIQTLYRGTLRRPGFCRAWDIFVQLGATDDTYQMEGVSDMTHRQFVNSFLSYNPNDSIELKLAHYLKLDVDGTEMHKLRWLGMFDEEPVGLMKGTPAQVLEHILKKKWTIGPEKKDQIVMWHLFDYKEGGQTKRIRSAMVATGENAYDTAMSKTVGLPLGIATKLLMEGKIEARGVQIPITPEFYNPILDELETLGFEFVEEEVVLD
- a CDS encoding alpha/beta hydrolase, yielding MEHRISFEFNGRYEMLGEPSEQTEQLWFVCHGHGQLAKYFIKKFETLNDGKHVIVAPEGLFRYYLQGFTGRVGATWMTKEDRTFDIQNYLTFLSAVMQEVKQKLNPQVKVTLFGFSQGAATISRFATQTDVTFDQLVLWAGIFPPDLPPLESQRRLSDKTCFLVYGLKDQYLTEPRIKEQESIAAQIKVTPEVLTFEGEHELNDQVIQQISQKT